From Zingiber officinale cultivar Zhangliang chromosome 5B, Zo_v1.1, whole genome shotgun sequence, the proteins below share one genomic window:
- the LOC121984104 gene encoding probable methyltransferase PMT3 isoform X1 has translation MMMRGRDGSQKKHLLPSLCVAFLFFVFLFLYYGSYLSNRGHHANNALEYGSKISRSIGWISENNAELGKSEDQIFAQNDEEEISIPKSFPVCDDRHSELIPCLDRNFIYQSRLKLDLSLMEHYERHCPQSERRFNCLIPPPSEYKVPIKWPRSRDEVWKANIPHTHLAHEKSDQNWMVVKGEKIAFPGGGTHFHYGADKYIAHLANMLNFKNNIINNEGRIRTVLDVGCGVASFGGYLLSSDILTMSLAPNDVHENQIQFALERGIPAYLGVLGTKRLPYPSRSFEFAHCSRCRIDWLQRDGILLLELDRVLRPGGYFFYSSPEAYAQDEEDLRIWRQMSALVSRMCWKIAAKKNQTVIWVKPLSNDCYLKRKPGILPPLCRSDDDPDAVWGVSMEACITPYTEQIERDGGSGLSPWPSRLTTPPPRLSDFGVSREMFEKDMETWRRRVESYWGLLGTHIQTNSLRNVMDMKANMGSFAAALKDEPVWVMNVVPEDGPNTLKIIYDRGLIGTMHDWCEAFSTYPRTYDLLHAWAIFSDIEKKGCSAQDLLLEMDRILRPTGFVIVRDRQPIIRFIQKHLTAMHWEQVAAADAEPNLDSGEAAEKVLVIQKKLWLIDDDESAKDETA, from the exons ATGATGATGAGGGGACGAGACGGATCCCAGAAGAAACATTTGCTCCCGTCATTGTGTGTTgcttttctcttttttgtttttctatttctGTACTATGGGTCTTACCTTAGCAACCGGGGACATCATGCTAACAATGCTTTAGAGTATGGTAGTAAAATTTCTAGATCCATTGGCTGGATTAGTGAGAATAATGCAGAATTAGGCAAATCAGAAGACCAAATTTTCGCTCAGAATGATGAGGAGGAAATTTCCATTCCTAAAAGTTTTCCT GTTTGTGATGATCGTCATTCAGAGCTCATTCCATGCTTGGACAGAAATTTTATTTACCAGTCACGACTTAAGCTTGATTTGTCTTTGATGGAGCATTACGAGAGACATTGCCCTCAATCTGAAAGACGATTCAACTGCTTGATCCCCCCACCATCTGAATACAAG GTTCCGATAAAGTGGCCAAGGAGCCGAGATGAAGTTTGGAAAGCAAATATTCCGCACACACACCTCGCACATGAGAAGTCAGACCAGAACTGGATGGTAGTCAAGGGTGAAAAGATTGCTTTCCCTGGAGGTGGCACACATTTTCATTATGGAGCTGATAAATATATTGCACACCTTGCAAAT ATGCTTAACTTCAAGAATAACATTATAAACAATGAGGGAAGGATCCGAACGGTTTTAGATGTTGGTTGTGGAGTTGCAAGCTTTGGTGGATATCTTTTATCATCTGATATTTTAACAATGTCTCTAGCACCTAATGATGTTCATGAAAATCAGATCCAATTTGCTCTGGAAAGGGGGATCCCTGCTTACCTTGGCGTGTTGGGAACAAAAAGACTTCCTTATCCTAGCAGATCGTTTGAGTTTGCTCATTGTTCCCGGTGCCGAATTGATTGGCTTCAAAGAGATGGGATCCTTCTCCTTGAGTTAGATAGGGTGCTCAGACCCGGAGGCTATTTCTTTTACTCATCTCCTGAAGCATATGCTCAAGATGAAGAGGATTTGAGGATATGGAGGCagatgagtgcattagtctcacGCATGTGTTGGAAAATTGCTGCCAAAAAAAACCAAACTGTTATATGGGTTAAACCCTTGTCAAATGATTGCTATTTAAAGAGAAAGCCAGGAATTCTACCACCACTATGCAGATCTGACGATGATCCTGATGCAGTTTGGGGTGTCTCAATGGAGGCCTGTATTACCCCTTATACTGAAC AAATTGAAAGAGATGGTGGAAGTGGATTGTCCCCTTGGCCATCTCGTCTAACAACCCCTCCTCCACGTCTTTCTGACTTTGGTGTGTCAAGAGAAATGTTTGAGAAGGACATG GAAACTTGGCGACGGAGAGTTGAAAGTTATTGGGGTCTTTTAGGTACACATATTCAGACAAATTCACTGAGGAACGTGATGGATATGAAGGCTAACATGGGATCATTCGCTGCCGCTCTCAAAGATGAGCCTGTTTGGGTAATGAATGTTGTACCAGAAGATGGACCTAACACCCTCAAGATTATATATGACAGAGGACTAATAGGCACCATGCATGATTG GTGTGAGGCCTTCTCTACGTATCCGCGAACTTACGATCTCCTTCATGCTTGGGCCATCTTCTCTGACATTGAGAAGAAAGGTTGCAGCGCTCAGGACCTTCTGCTCGAGATGGATCGCATCCTGAGGCCCACTGGTTTCGTGATCGTTAGAGATCGCCAACCAATCATTCGATTTATCCAAAAGCATCTAACAGCGATGCATTGGGAACAAGTGGCCGCTGCTGATGCTGAACCCAACTTGGATTCAGGGGAAGCTGCCGAGAAGGTCCTTGTCATACAGAAAAAGCTGTGGCTTATAGATGATGATGAAAGCGCAAAGGATGAAACAGCATGA
- the LOC121984104 gene encoding probable methyltransferase PMT3 isoform X2 yields the protein MEHYERHCPQSERRFNCLIPPPSEYKVPIKWPRSRDEVWKANIPHTHLAHEKSDQNWMVVKGEKIAFPGGGTHFHYGADKYIAHLANMLNFKNNIINNEGRIRTVLDVGCGVASFGGYLLSSDILTMSLAPNDVHENQIQFALERGIPAYLGVLGTKRLPYPSRSFEFAHCSRCRIDWLQRDGILLLELDRVLRPGGYFFYSSPEAYAQDEEDLRIWRQMSALVSRMCWKIAAKKNQTVIWVKPLSNDCYLKRKPGILPPLCRSDDDPDAVWGVSMEACITPYTEQIERDGGSGLSPWPSRLTTPPPRLSDFGVSREMFEKDMETWRRRVESYWGLLGTHIQTNSLRNVMDMKANMGSFAAALKDEPVWVMNVVPEDGPNTLKIIYDRGLIGTMHDWCEAFSTYPRTYDLLHAWAIFSDIEKKGCSAQDLLLEMDRILRPTGFVIVRDRQPIIRFIQKHLTAMHWEQVAAADAEPNLDSGEAAEKVLVIQKKLWLIDDDESAKDETA from the exons ATGGAGCATTACGAGAGACATTGCCCTCAATCTGAAAGACGATTCAACTGCTTGATCCCCCCACCATCTGAATACAAG GTTCCGATAAAGTGGCCAAGGAGCCGAGATGAAGTTTGGAAAGCAAATATTCCGCACACACACCTCGCACATGAGAAGTCAGACCAGAACTGGATGGTAGTCAAGGGTGAAAAGATTGCTTTCCCTGGAGGTGGCACACATTTTCATTATGGAGCTGATAAATATATTGCACACCTTGCAAAT ATGCTTAACTTCAAGAATAACATTATAAACAATGAGGGAAGGATCCGAACGGTTTTAGATGTTGGTTGTGGAGTTGCAAGCTTTGGTGGATATCTTTTATCATCTGATATTTTAACAATGTCTCTAGCACCTAATGATGTTCATGAAAATCAGATCCAATTTGCTCTGGAAAGGGGGATCCCTGCTTACCTTGGCGTGTTGGGAACAAAAAGACTTCCTTATCCTAGCAGATCGTTTGAGTTTGCTCATTGTTCCCGGTGCCGAATTGATTGGCTTCAAAGAGATGGGATCCTTCTCCTTGAGTTAGATAGGGTGCTCAGACCCGGAGGCTATTTCTTTTACTCATCTCCTGAAGCATATGCTCAAGATGAAGAGGATTTGAGGATATGGAGGCagatgagtgcattagtctcacGCATGTGTTGGAAAATTGCTGCCAAAAAAAACCAAACTGTTATATGGGTTAAACCCTTGTCAAATGATTGCTATTTAAAGAGAAAGCCAGGAATTCTACCACCACTATGCAGATCTGACGATGATCCTGATGCAGTTTGGGGTGTCTCAATGGAGGCCTGTATTACCCCTTATACTGAAC AAATTGAAAGAGATGGTGGAAGTGGATTGTCCCCTTGGCCATCTCGTCTAACAACCCCTCCTCCACGTCTTTCTGACTTTGGTGTGTCAAGAGAAATGTTTGAGAAGGACATG GAAACTTGGCGACGGAGAGTTGAAAGTTATTGGGGTCTTTTAGGTACACATATTCAGACAAATTCACTGAGGAACGTGATGGATATGAAGGCTAACATGGGATCATTCGCTGCCGCTCTCAAAGATGAGCCTGTTTGGGTAATGAATGTTGTACCAGAAGATGGACCTAACACCCTCAAGATTATATATGACAGAGGACTAATAGGCACCATGCATGATTG GTGTGAGGCCTTCTCTACGTATCCGCGAACTTACGATCTCCTTCATGCTTGGGCCATCTTCTCTGACATTGAGAAGAAAGGTTGCAGCGCTCAGGACCTTCTGCTCGAGATGGATCGCATCCTGAGGCCCACTGGTTTCGTGATCGTTAGAGATCGCCAACCAATCATTCGATTTATCCAAAAGCATCTAACAGCGATGCATTGGGAACAAGTGGCCGCTGCTGATGCTGAACCCAACTTGGATTCAGGGGAAGCTGCCGAGAAGGTCCTTGTCATACAGAAAAAGCTGTGGCTTATAGATGATGATGAAAGCGCAAAGGATGAAACAGCATGA
- the LOC121984105 gene encoding cytokinin riboside 5'-monophosphate phosphoribohydrolase LOG3-like: MQGSLESYSLCQVASARREAMEGEKAVRPSKFRRICVFCGSSQGKKRSYQDAAVELGQELVSRNIDLVYGGGSVGLMGLVSQAVHDGGRHVMGVIPKTLMPREITGETVGEVKAVAGMHQRKAEMARHSDAFIALPGGYGTLEELLEVIAWAQLGIHDKPVGLLNVDGYYNSLLCFIDKAVEEGFISPNARHIIVSAPTAKELMKKLEEYFPRHERVASKMNWEMEQLGYSEFEMSR, from the exons ATGCAGGGGAGCCTGGAGAGCTACAGCCTGTGCCAAGTCGCAAGCGCAAGAAGAGAAGCCATGGAAGGAGAGAAAGCTGTGCGGCCTTCCAAATTTAGAAGAATTTGCGTCTTCTGCGGAAGCAGCcagggcaagaagagaagctaccAGGATGCCGCCGTGGAGCTCGGCCAGGAACTG GTGTCGAGGAACATTGATTTGGTTTATGGCGGTGGAAGTGTAGGCTTGATGGGCTTGGTTTCCCAAGCTGTTCATGATGGGGGAAGGCATGTGATGGG GGTCATTCCCAAGACTCTCATGCCTCGGGAG ATAACTGGCGAGACTGTAGGAGAAGTGAAGGCAGTGGCAGGCATGCATCAAAGGAAGGCAGAAATGGCTAGACATTCTGATGCCTTTATTGCATTGCCAG GTGGGTATGGGACACTGGAAGAGCTGCTTGAAGTTATAGCATGGGCTCAACTTGGAATTCATGACAAGCCA GTTGGATTGCTGAATGTCGATGGATATTACAACTCCTTGCTGTGTTTCATAGACAAAGCGGTGGAAGAAGGTTTCATCAGCCCAAACGCCCGCCATATCATTGTTTCTGCTCCGACAGCAAAAGAATTGATGAAAAAACTGGAG GAGTACTTCCCTCGACACGAGAGAGTTGCTTCTAAGATGAACTGGGAGATGGAGCAGCTCGGCTACTCGGAGTTCGAGATGTCGAGATAG